The Sulfurimonas sp. genome includes the window TCCCAATCATCACTTAAATCAAAACTATATTCATCATCTGTATTTAATTTAAACACTTGTACATTTTTATAATGCTGTGATATATTATTTTGTATTTCTATAGTAAATTCATTATCTCCAAATAACAAAGCATTATTTTGCATTTAAGCGCCTTTTTTATTTAAATATATAATAAATTCTTGTAAAAACTGAGTATTTCCAATCACTAAAAGGTAATCCCCAACTTCTAATACTGTACTATCGATAGGATTAAAGAAAAACCTATCCTTTTCTTTTTTATAAATGCCTAAAAGAACTATTCTATATCTTTTGTTTTCTAACTCTCCTACAGTTGAAATATTATTAAAAATTCTATCATTAATAAATATCTCATCAACATCAATACCATTATCATTTGCACGAAGTTCATGTATAGCTTCAAAAGCAACAGGTTGACCTACAAACTCCTTAGCTATTATACCTACTAATTCTTTTTCATAAAAAACTTCATTCACTCCTGCAAATATCAATTTATTTTTATTCATCTTATTCATTAGGATTGAGAGGATAAATACATCTTTGTTAAATGAGCGAATTGTTAAAGCAGTATAAATATTTTCTATATCACTATGGCTTAAACAAAGGATTGCTTTTACTTGCGTTTGTATATTTATACGAAGTTTTTTATAACTTGCGATTGAACCAGGATCATAGTTAAGTGCTACAAAACCATCTTTTGTTGCGTTTTGTACTTTTAAATGGTCTTCTTCTAAGATAATAATATTATTATTTTTACTAAGTTTTTTTACTACTTCTTTTGCTACATTCTCATAACCACAAATAAGATAAAACTCTTTTATTTTAGATATGTCATCTATAAATTTCTGATCTTTTATCTCATCTAGTTTTTCTGTAAAAGCAGTAACAATAAGTGAAGTTGTAAAAGAAAAAACACCAATACCTGCAACTATTACAAACATTGCAACTACTCGTCCTTCTTGTGTCACAGGAGTGATATCTCCATAACCAACAGTAGAGATAGTTACAATAGACCAATAAACTGCTTCAAAAAGAGTATCTATTGGCGAGTCTGGATTATTTGCTTCCATAACATAAATCAAAACAGATGATACAAAGATGATGATAGATGCAAACATTAAAAGTGTAAAAAACTCAAACTTTTTTGCTAAAATAATCGAGGTAAAAGTTTGAATACTTTTGGCATATCTAAAGAGTTTAAATACTCTAAATAGTATAAATATACGAAGAAGCCTTAACTGATGGAAAAATGGAATAATAGCTAGTAAGTCAACCATAGCTTTAAAAGAGAAGATATATGTTAGTTTATCAACACTGATAACTTTGATAGCTTTAAAAAATCTAAACTTTTCCCCAAGCATACTATCATGCTCACTTTGTTTTATAATAACATCACTAGCACTACTACTAATCCAAAGTCTTAAAATATACTCAATAAAAAATATAATAGAAATAATGTAGTTATTGAAAAAAAGTAGATTGTCATTTACATGTGATTTTACTTCTCTAATAAGTATAGCAACACTTATAAAGATTAGTGTAATCATAAAAATATCAAAGTATTTTTTATATTTATAGTTGCTATTTTCTAAAACATTATAAAAAAAGCGTTTAGTATTTTGATACGATGTTGATGTATTTAAAAAATAAGCAAAGTCAACAACTAAACGCTTCATATTTTTTATCCTAATTTTGCTTTTAAAATTTCATTTACTGCTTGAGGATTTGCTGTTCCCTTAGAAGCTTTCATAACTTGTCCAACAAAAAAGCCAATGAGTTTATCTTTTCCACCTCTGTACTGTTCTACCTTATCAGGATTAGCATCTATAATCTCTTTACACAGAATATTTATAGCACCCGTATCTGTAACTTGTTTAAGTCCTAATGCCTCTATAGCAGCATCTACGGCTTCATCTTTGTTCATCAAATAATCAAGAATTTCTTTAGCCGCTTTTCCACTTATGCTTTTATCTTCTATACGCTTAACTAAAAAGCCTAGTTTTTTAGCATTTACTGGAGAGTTTTTGATATTTACATCGCCTTTAAAACGAGCAAGAAGCTCAACTGTAAGCCAAGTAGTAGCATTTTTTGCCGTTATGCCTTCTTTCATCATAAGCTCAAAGAAGTTTGCCATTTCTATACTTGCTGTGATAACACCTGAGTTGTATTCATTCATACCATACTCTTTTACAAATCTATCTCTTTTAGCATCTGGTAGTTCTGGTATTTTAGAGTATTTTGCAAACATCTCATCTGTTACAATTACTTTCAGTAAATCAGGCTCAGGAAAGTAACGATAATCTGCAGCTTCTTCTTTTCCACGCATAGAACGAGTTTCTTGTTTTATTTGGTCAAAAAGTCTAGTTTCTTGAGAAATTTCTTTTTCATAAACTCCATCCTCCCAAGCTTCACTCTGCCTTGCTACTTCTACTTCTATGGCTTTTTGAATAAACTTAAAACTATTTATATTTTTAACTTCAACACGAGTATATAATTTTTTATCACCTTTTGGTCTTATAGAAACATTTACATCAACTCTAAAAGAACCCTCCTGCATGTTTGCGTCACCTATATCTAAATAACGGATGATTGAGTGTAGTTTTTTAAGATATGCCACAACTTCATCGCCATTACTTAAGTCTGGTTCTGAAACTATTTCAAGTAGTGGAGTCCCACCACGGTTTAAATCTACTTTAGATATCTCACCCTCATGTATATTTTTACCAGCATCTGCTTCAATATGTGCACGATTTATACGGATAGTTTTTTTACTACCATCTTCTAAGTCTATCTCTAAAGTACCATATTCAACTATTGGAGTATAAAGCTGAGTAATCTGATATGCTGATGGACTATCTGGATAGAAGTAAGACTTTCTGTCAAAAAATGAAGTCCTGTTTATCGTAGCATCTATAGCTGCTCCAAGCATAATAGACTTATGTAAAACTTCTTTATTTAAAACTGGTAAAGCTCCTGGAAGGGCTAAACAAGTTGGACATGTATTTGTATTTTGTTTGTGGTTAAAACTCGTAGGACACGAGCAAAAAAGTTTAGTTTTAGTGTTTAGCTGTACATGAACTTCAAGTCCTATAACTACTTCAAACATATATTCCCTTAGATAAAAATTATTGATTATCTATTTTAGCAAATTTTTGCTTTTATATATCATAAAGTGTATGCACTTCTAGTTCCATATCTCCAGATATGGAATCTTCTACATAAAACTAAAAACACCTCTCAATATCAACCAACCCTTGTACACCTTCGTAATCTCTAGCAGAACTATATCGCCAATGCACAGCTTCATCAACATATCCACGTTTTATAGGATTTTTATGGATGTACTTTATCTTTGTTTTCATCATCTCATCAGAGCTGATTTGTTTTAGTTGATAACCTTCTTTCCATACTTGAAAATTAGTTGCTTTATGATGTGCTTTTTTATAAAACTTTAGTTGTTCTAAGATGTTTGTAACATTTTCTTTTTTTAGTAAATTTAACAACTCTTTTGCTGTGTACTGTTTAAATGATTTCATAGTTTTTTCTATATCATTGCTTTGAACAACCATATGCAGATGATTTTCCAAAACAACATAAGCATAGAGTTTTAAGTTATCTTTTTTTTGCAAAAATTTTAAACAATCTATGATGATTTCTACGCTATTATGTCTTATAAACAGAGGTATCCAATGAAGTACTGTACAAGTTGTCAACAGCGTAGTTAAAATAAGCAGTATTTTATGATTTTAACGTTCTTTTTCATACTCTTTATATGTTCTTTTATTAAGATTTTCTAAACATTGCTCAATTGCACCAGCTGGTTGATTACGACAGTTATGTTCTGCCCCATATTGTCCACCTTTATACCAAGCCTTGGCGGTACACCCTGTAAAAAGGCTCATAAAAAGAGCAAGTGCGATAGATAGTATAATTTTTTTTGTTTTCAACTTAATGTACTCCCATATTTTAATATCGCTCCTATTGAAACTAACGGTCGAGTTGAAAAACAAGGTATCAAATCGTCTTGATTATTAGCTATTTAATATATCTTAATTCGACACATAAAAGGTAGAAAATTTCGCACTATTACCTTGTTTTTCTTTCCAACGAGACTGTGAAACAATCAAGCCTCAAAGTTCATAATAATTCGATTTTTAGAAATTATATCGTTTAAATTGTACCATAAAAATATTTGATATTATTTTAGCCATATAGAGCCTAAAACTAGCGATATAAAAAGCTATTTCTTCTCTTATATCACTTAAGTCTCCATCTTTGACAGCTATCATCAGTTTTCTAAACAGAGCTATCCCTATCAGGTTTAGTAATCGTTTGAAATTATAGGTAAACATGATGAGTGCGTTTTCACCAGCTACTTTCTTTTTGCTTCTCACTAAGAAGTGATCCCAGCCTAAGCTTCTTTTGATTGTTCCAAATGGGTGTTCAACTATTGAACTTACATAAATCTATTTAGTAGATTTATTGCACTGACGCTTGTTGAGCTAGTCTTTTTTTGATGATAGCTTTTGATTCATCTGTTTGCATATTCGCATTATAGTTGTCAAGTAGCTCTTGATGTTCCCATCTTTGAGTCTGTTTATTCTTAGTCTTTTCACCTAAACATTTATCTTTGATTGGGCAGGCATTACAGTCGGTTTGAGAGCTTCTATACAAGTACATAGTTCTAGCATATGATTGATTCAATGATGATGTTCTTGATATTAGTTTATTGTTAGGGCATACATAAGCGTCTTTGTTCTTATCGTAGATAAACATATCTTTAGTGAACTTACCTTTGTTTTTTAGTTCTTGACCTGTTCTTACTAATGGTACTACTGTATTTATATTATCGTCAATACATTTTTTAATCTCAACTGCTGAAGAGTAGCCTTTATCTGCTGTTATTATCAAGTTTGGATTATTTATAACTTTTCTAGTTTGTAGAGCCATTTTATGGAGTTCTTGTTTATCGCTACCTGATGATGTTACATCTGTAGCTACTATAAACTTGTACTTATCGTCTACACATATCTGAGAGTTGTAAGCCATAAGATTATGGGATGGTTTAGTCATTACGCTTGCATCTGGGTCAGTACGATTATATTGAGTTTTATTAAGACTTTTAAGAAGCGCTAAGTCAGCTTTAGACTTGAGTTTTTTTTAAGAGTTTATCTAAATTTTTAGGTAGATTTTTAGAGAGTTTATTTGTGACTGTCTCTTCATCGCTATATTCTAAAGTAGTTAGATACTCTTCTATAGACGATTCTACTTGTTTGATGGACTCATCTACGGTTCTTTTCATTATAAGAGTATTTTTAGAAGCATTAGCTCTTAGAAATGCACCATCAAGTCCAACTATCTCTCCACCGATAAGTCCTATTCCTTTACACAAAAGTATAAATTCCTTAAACACTTGTTTAAGTGCTTTTGGATTGTCCTTTCTAAAATCCGCTATTGTTTTATAAGTTGGCTTTAGTCCTGCTGTCAACCACATCAGTTCTATATTTCTGCTATTTTCCTTTTCAAGATTGCGAGAACTTCGTATCTTATTGAGATAGCCGTAGATATATATTTTTAATAGTAACTTTGGTGCATAAGATTTTTGACCAGAGAGACTCTTAGACGTATCGCTAAAGCCTAGTCTTTTTAAATCTAATAATGAGACATAATCATCAATAGCTCTTACAGGGTTATTCTCATCTACATACTCATCAAGACTTGGAGGAAATAATAGTTGTTGATTACGGTTTAAACCCTCTTTGTATTTCTCACTCATAGACACCTCTTTAAATCCCTATATTACGAACTATTATTAGTTATATTATACAATTATAAGGGTTTAAATATGGTTAATGTTAAGGTATTTGTGTTAGAATTTTTGTAATTTATGAGACTGTTTGAGGTTTAGTTATTTCACAGTCTCATAGTAGCCAATAAGTAGCCTAGCGGCGACTTATTGGCTATATTCAGCCGTTATCACCAAAAGTAATTTTCAATTAATACCAAATTAAATCTAAATTTGGTACAATATAGTATCTTTAAAGAAGGTGGAAATTATGTATTTAAGTCAAGATATAAAACCAATTAGCTATTTAAAAGCAAAAACTGCAAATGTTATCAATGAGGTAAATGAAAATCAAAGAACTATTATAATTACACAAAATGGTGAAGCAAAAGCAGTAGTACAAGATATAAAAAGTTATGAAAATACACAAAACTCTTTAAACCTGTTAAAACTCATAGTTCAAGGTGAAAATGATATAGAAAACAGTAGAACTATAGAACAAAAAGATATGTTTGATAATTTAGAGCAAAAATTATTTGGATAACTTAAAATGAAAAAATTCAAAGTTATCTGGAGTAAAAATGCTGAACTTGATTTAGAATTAATTATTGAATACATTAAGATTGACAGCATAAATATAGCAAAAAAAATATTTAATGAAATAAAAAAAGAATGTAATAATTTATACACTTTACCAGAACGAAAAAGAATAGTACCAGAGTTTCAACAAATTGGTATTTTAAAATATAGAGAAATTATATATAAAAGATGGAGAATAATTTACAAAATTGATAATGAAAAAGTTTATGTTTTATTAGTAATAGACACAAGTAGAAATTTAGAGGATATACTATTTCAAAGGTTAATAAATAGTGATAACAAAACATAGAGACTGTGAAATAACTAAACCTCAAACAGTCTCATAAATTACAAAAATTCTAACACAAATACTGGAGTGGTAACCTAAATTCATACTAAGAATTTAAGATTTAAAGTAAATTTTTTTAGGCTGAATAATTATTTTTTCTTATAGTTTAATAAATAATCATCAACCATTTTTAACTTCAAGCTTTTGCTTAATCCTCTGTGGATTTTAATGAGTATTTTCAATGGAGAAAAAGTTCCACCATCGAGAGTATTTGTTGTGTTTGGAATCTTGAAATTTTTATATTTATTTCTTGTAAAAAGATATGAAAGATTAGCTCTTAAACTTCTATATGCAGCTCTAACTTTTTGATGAGTGTAATATGATTTACCAGTATCATTATTGATACTTTTTTCTTCTATAAAATTTTTATATGTTTCATACCATTCATCAAGCTTTTTAGTAAATTTTTTTTCATTAGTTTGAGTGAGTCGATACATGATTTTCTTCAAATCTTTTCCAGCTTGTAGTCTTGGTCTTTTAGTTATATATCTTTATAATGCCCCTAAAAATCAAGACAACTTTCCTAAAGATTTAATTTCATAAGCAACTGTTACCTTACCCTACATTTTTTAGATATTCAAGATAAACATTCATCGGTTTTCTATAATCTAAACTTGAGTGAAATCTCTTAAAGTTGTATTTATAGATATAAGCTTTAACTCCTTCTTTTAAATTTCTAATAGTTTGATAATCATTTATGTAAATATTACCATGTTTAAGGGTTCTAAAAAATCTCTCAATTACTATATTGTGAATACTTCTAGCTTTCCCATTCATTGATATTTGAATATTATATCTTTTAAGTATCTGAGTATGCTCATTGCTTGTATATTGACTTCCTTGATCACTATTAAATATCTTAGGCTTAGGATACTTTGCAAGTGCCTTTTCTAGCACATCGGTTGCAAGTGTTGCATCCATAGAATTAGTACCACAAGGGCATGATAATATTTTATAGGAGAGTATAGCTTTAGAATGCCAGTCTATAACTGCTGCCAGATACATAAAACCTCCGTTAATACGAATATAGGTAATGTCACCACTCCATACTTCGTTTGGAGTAGGCACATAGACAGTATTTTTCTTACCAACTCTAGTCCAATACTTCTTGAGGAGGTACTCATATATTTTATGTTCTTTATTTTTAATACTTGTTAGTTTCTTTTTAGTTGGGTATATTGCTTGTATGCCAAGTATTGCCATATATTTCAAGACTCTATTTCTGCCAATGGCATAGCCATCTTCTTTGAGTTGCTCGTAGATAAACCTATAACCATACTCTGAGTTCTCTGTAGCTATCTCATCAATTTTATGAAGTAGTTTGATGTTTTTTTGACTCATTGGTACTGGTTGATAGTAATAGTGGCTTCTACTAATACCAAATATCTCACATTGCTCTGAAATTGATAATTTTTTATGCTTGGACTCGATCAAAGCTTTTTTATTACATAAGTCCAAGCTCTTTAGCTTTTTTTCAACGAAACCTGCTCTTACAGTTGCTTTTCCTAGTGCCTTAGCTAAGCCATCATTCTCAGTTTTTAACTCTTCTATTTCATCTCTATAAGCTTTCGTCGCTCCACCCAAGTCAAATGCTAAAGATGCATTTTCTAAAAATTGAGTCTTCCATTTTCCTAATGATTGAGAAGTGATTTTATACTTAGTTGCTAACTGACTTATTGTCATATCTTCTTTTAACATTTCTAAGACTATTTTAGTCTTCTGTTTTGCCGTATAAGTTTGCCCTTGTTTTCTACTCATAATTTATCTCCATAATTCTTACTTATTTTAGCTTTTTTGAAAATAAATCCTACTGAATTGGTGTCTTAGATTTTAGGGGCATTATAGTTATGAAGTTTTGTGTCATTGAATACAAAAATATATCCCATGTTTTATTGTATGTTTCAGTAATAGTTTTTTCATAACTCCAATTATTGTTATAGTTAAAAAATTGGTTTACTTTTCTATCATCGTCAAAGTAGTCATATGAAAACTCAAGTATATGTTTAAAATTTCTACCATTTAAAACCATTTGATGAAAAACATTTTTTACTTTTTCTTCTGTTGATATGTTCTTTCTTTTCTCTATCAGTATTTTTAATATATACCCAAATATCATGTAGTATTCTGATAAAATCGAATATATATCAAGCTTATTATTTGATTGAAAAGTATAATAAGGGGAGTTGCATAATTGTATTTTAGTATACTGATGTTGAAGTTTATCAATAAAATGATTGAAGTAGAAGACCCTATCCTCAATAAGCTCATCAATATTCTTAAAACCATGTTGATTTAATAAATTTAAGTTTTCACTTAAATTATTTCTATTTTGAAAATTTTCAATATCTAGATTATTTATTATTTCAAATATTCTAATTTTCTCTAATGTTCTTTGTGGATTCTTTTTTTTATGATGTGGGTTTATATGATCTTCCATCATATATGGTAAATAATTCAAATCTATATTGTGCTTTAGTTTAAAGTCAATAAAATTATTAGAAATTTTTTTATTATAAAATCTCTCAAACATATTCATTGAGTTACTGTCAACAAATATAGAACTATCATGATTTACTTTTTCTTTAAATTCATTTGTAAAATATAAAATGTTTTTATAATTTGAAAAATGGTGTTCAACAGTTATTTCACTTTCATCAGAATCATAGAATTTTTTGCTATTAATTTCTGATAATATATTTGTATGAAAATCTGACCCAGTTTCATCATCCGTGCCAACAATTAGTGAATAGTTCTTAATAAAGTCATACTTTGATTTATAGTTATTATAAATACGATTATAATCATAATTTTTTGTAGATTGAACGAACTCTTGAATCATATCCCCTAAAATAAGCTGCTCGTTATAATTTTCACCAAACATAAAGTACCTTTGTTTTTTGTATAGCTAACGGGGGCGCGGGTGAGTAACTGCCGTTGGTAAAACTTTAGTTTTTCCAATGGTTGCTTGCTCCTCCCGCTTGTTATCTGGCGCTGTGCGACAGATGACCAGTGGGTGTTCAACCCGCGCCCCCGTTATCCGGTCACGCAGTGAGCGGATAACGTTTTAGGAGAGCAATAGTTTTCCCGCTAGGGTAAACTATTGGCTCCTGCGTTTTGTTAGCTATAGCACTAACATACGACTATTTTTTGTTCTTAATGATTTGCGACTACTACAATACGAAATGCTTAGAAAACCAAATTTATATCCTATATTTCCAGTATATCTATCACCCAAAGGTAAAGAACCAACCTTTTTGATAACTAAACGATTTACTTTAATATATTTTCCATTTTCAAAATCAATAGTTGAGTCATTACTGACAGTTACTAAAAGTATATTACAAAAAACAGCTACTCCATCTGAAGCACTCCATGTTTGAATAATATGAACTCCACTAAATGAACAACCTATATATTGATAAGAAAGTATCTCATCTTCTTCTTTCGCTGTGACAACTGGATGAGTTTTGCTTGATTTTTTTGATGTTATATCAGAAAAATATCTGTTACTTGGAATGTCCCCTATAAACTAGACAATTACTAATCCAGTAAAAACCTAATTTTCTGAAGACCCCAAATTATACCTTTTTTCAAACTCATTTGGTGAAATATAATCCAAATAACTATGTCTTCTTTTCGAGTTGTAGAACATTTCTATATATTCAAAGATTTTAGATGCTGCAACTTCTCTAGTTAAAAATACCTGCTTTCTAACAAGCTCTTTTTTTAATGTTTTGAAGAAGCTTTCCGCAACTGCATTATCATAACAGTTTCCTCTTCTACTCATGCTAAGAGTAATATTATGCTTCTTGGCAAACTTTTTATAATCATAAGAGCTATATTGACTTCCCTGATCGGAGTGAAGAATAACCTTATCATCCTTATGCAGTCTTGTAACTGCCATTTTAAGTGCATCAATAATTAGTGGTGTTGTTTGTCTATGTCCTGTCGCCCAGCCAATAATTTTTCTATTAAATAAATCTATAACAGTTGCCAAGAATATCCATCCTTCTTTTGTTCTAATGTAAGTTATATCACTAACCCAAGTATCATTAGGTTTATTTACTATAAAACACTGCTGTAAATGATTAGGATGTGCCTTGTGAACGGGACCAGCTTTAGAGTATGGCTTACGTTTATAAGTGCCTACACCATAGAGCTTGGCCTCGCTCATCAGTCTAGCTACTCTCTTTTTATTTACATGAACTCCAAGTTCTTTTAAATCTTTATGAATATTTCTATGACCATATACCCCATTGGATTCTTTATAGGCTTCTTTTATCTGAATAAGTAATTCTTGATTTTCCAACTCTCTATTAGAAATCGGTTGATTTAGCCACTGGTAATATCCACTTCGGTGCACTTGCATAACTTTACAAAGTCTATGAATGGCATAGACTTCGCTATAAGCTTTAATAAAAGTATATTTTAGTTTGTGTGGCTTGCAAAGTACACCGCGGCCTTTTTTAGGATGTCCCTCTCTTCTGTAACTCTCTTTAGCTCTTTTTGGAGTTTTTTTATCTCCGCTTGGGACTCATCCATAATCTTATATTTTTTTACTGCTGCTGGAGACTCTAATCTTTTTATCCAACCACTTAACGATGTTGGATGTATACCTAATCTATTTGCCGTATCTGTTATGCTGTAACCATTTTTAGTTACTTGTTTTACTGCCTCTATTCTAAACTCTTCACTGTATCTTTTTCTTGCCATTTTTCAACCCTATAATTTTCATAATGTTATATCATTATACTATCTAAATTATTGGATTAATTAGTGTCTAGTTTATAGGGGACATTCCAACTATTATTTGATTTAGAAATATTGATTGATACAACTTGATCACCTGTATCGCTTGTCCAACCGATTAGGTCTTCAAGAATTTTTGGGTTAATATATTCTTCATTTGTAAATGAATACTTATAATCACTAAAATCTCTAATTAAAGTAGAATTTGGGGTTAATGACATAAAGTTAAATCCAATGATTCCATGAACTTCATCTCTAAAAAATGCAGCTGTGCTTAGCAGTAGAACAACTACCGGCTCTGGACTTGGTTCTATATATAACCAAATTATACAAGCTAAAAAAGCTAGAATACTAATTATTTTATACAATTTTTTCCTTGATAGCTAACGGGGGCGCGGGTGAGTAACTGCCGTTGGTAAAACTTTAGTTTTTCCAATGGTTGCTTGCTCCTCCCGCTTGTTATCTGGCGCTGTGCGACAGATGACCAGTGGGTGTTCAACCCGCGCCCCCGTTATCCGGTCACGCAGTGAGCGGATAACGTTTATCGTGAGCAATAGTTTTCCCGCTAGGGTAAACTATTGGTCTCCTCGTTTTTGTTAGATGTTCGCATGTTGATTGCTTCTAAAGTCCATTACATCTGAAATTGTTTCTATAAAACTTTTTAAATTATGATGTGCTTCATCATCTCTAACCAAGGGACAACCATTTTCCCGTGACAATGTAAATCCAATTTTACACGGTTCTGTATGTGACTCAATACGTAATACATCTTTCTTTTCTTCAATTATATTTTCTTGAATTTTTGTTCTAAACCAATACTGTTCAACTTCATCTTCTGATAATTCTATTTTATCCTGTGATACTCTATTACAATCATTGATACAAACATCTGATAATTCTATTTGTAATTGATTGATAATCGGCTCTAGAATCATTGTTTGTATTTCTCTTGGATACTCTCTATCTGTAACATTCCATATATTTGTTAATATATTAATTGTTCCATTTTTACCTACTTTTTTACAGCATATTAGGATTAAATATGAAAATGATTTTATAATTGGTTCTTGTTTTGTACCAGCTTCATCTGCTCTAAAAATTAAGTATAAAAAATTTATAAGTCCATTTGATAATGTTTCTATTAATAACTCATTATCAACAAACATACACCATGACCTCTGGTTGATATTTCCATTGTTTATTTCTGAGGTAGTCAATGCAAGTAAGGATTGTGGTGATATTTTAAGTTCACTACGATTTTGCCATAATTTTATTAGTGTTGGCTTATCAGATAAAGTTGAATAGTTCCAAAACTTAGTTCTAATAACTTCTAGTTGCCCTTGTAAGCTAAGAGCTTTTGAATATAGTCTTATTATTGATAATGGATTTTTAGAACATAAATTTTCTAATTCAGTACGTTCCCAAAGTTTAACTTTTATTTTAGGATTATTTGATTGCCATTCTTTAACCCAATCTCTTGTTGGATTAGAAAAGTTTGAATTTGTTGCTATCACTATGACATCCACATCTTGTTTATTGCTTATATTAAATAATGCACTGTGCACTTCAGCTGGTTCTACTGTAGATTTTCTTCCTTTAGCTTCTATCCACCATTTTTGTTTTGTTAATTCACCATCAGGTGAAGATACATAAAATGATAATTCTAAATCTCTTCCTCCATCTGAAGCACCATTACCTTGGCCTCCTATACGCCATTCAATATCTTTAGCTCCCATTTCATCAAAAAGCCAGTACAATAATTCTTCTAATTCTTTACC containing:
- a CDS encoding type II toxin-antitoxin system RelE/ParE family toxin; its protein translation is MKKFKVIWSKNAELDLELIIEYIKIDSINIAKKIFNEIKKECNNLYTLPERKRIVPEFQQIGILKYREIIYKRWRIIYKIDNEKVYVLLVIDTSRNLEDILFQRLINSDNKT
- a CDS encoding transposase: MTKPSHNLMAYNSQICVDDKYKFIVATDVTSSGSDKQELHKMALQTRKVINNPNLIITADKGYSSAVEIKKCIDDNINTVVPLVRTGQELKNKGKFTKDMFIYDKNKDAYVCPNNKLISRTSSLNQSYARTMYLYRSSQTDCNACPIKDKCLGEKTKNKQTQRWEHQELLDNYNANMQTDESKAIIKKRLAQQASVQ
- a CDS encoding transposase, with amino-acid sequence MSEKYKEGLNRNQQLLFPPSLDEYVDENNPVRAIDDYVSLLDLKRLGFSDTSKSLSGQKSYAPKLLLKIYIYGYLNKIRSSRNLEKENSRNIELMWLTAGLKPTYKTIADFRKDNPKALKQVFKEFILLCKGIGLIGGEIVGLDGAFLRANASKNTLIMKRTVDESIKQVESSIEEYLTTLEYSDEETVTNKLSKNLPKNLDKLLKKTQV
- the gatB gene encoding Asp-tRNA(Asn)/Glu-tRNA(Gln) amidotransferase subunit GatB, whose protein sequence is MFEVVIGLEVHVQLNTKTKLFCSCPTSFNHKQNTNTCPTCLALPGALPVLNKEVLHKSIMLGAAIDATINRTSFFDRKSYFYPDSPSAYQITQLYTPIVEYGTLEIDLEDGSKKTIRINRAHIEADAGKNIHEGEISKVDLNRGGTPLLEIVSEPDLSNGDEVVAYLKKLHSIIRYLDIGDANMQEGSFRVDVNVSIRPKGDKKLYTRVEVKNINSFKFIQKAIEVEVARQSEAWEDGVYEKEISQETRLFDQIKQETRSMRGKEEAADYRYFPEPDLLKVIVTDEMFAKYSKIPELPDAKRDRFVKEYGMNEYNSGVITASIEMANFFELMMKEGITAKNATTWLTVELLARFKGDVNIKNSPVNAKKLGFLVKRIEDKSISGKAAKEILDYLMNKDEAVDAAIEALGLKQVTDTGAINILCKEIIDANPDKVEQYRGGKDKLIGFFVGQVMKASKGTANPQAVNEILKAKLG
- a CDS encoding ion transporter, whose translation is MKRLVVDFAYFLNTSTSYQNTKRFFYNVLENSNYKYKKYFDIFMITLIFISVAILIREVKSHVNDNLLFFNNYIISIIFFIEYILRLWISSSASDVIIKQSEHDSMLGEKFRFFKAIKVISVDKLTYIFSFKAMVDLLAIIPFFHQLRLLRIFILFRVFKLFRYAKSIQTFTSIILAKKFEFFTLLMFASIIIFVSSVLIYVMEANNPDSPIDTLFEAVYWSIVTISTVGYGDITPVTQEGRVVAMFVIVAGIGVFSFTTSLIVTAFTEKLDEIKDQKFIDDISKIKEFYLICGYENVAKEVVKKLSKNNNIIILEEDHLKVQNATKDGFVALNYDPGSIASYKKLRINIQTQVKAILCLSHSDIENIYTALTIRSFNKDVFILSILMNKMNKNKLIFAGVNEVFYEKELVGIIAKEFVGQPVAFEAIHELRANDNGIDVDEIFINDRIFNNISTVGELENKRYRIVLLGIYKKEKDRFFFNPIDSTVLEVGDYLLVIGNTQFLQEFIIYLNKKGA
- a CDS encoding IS3 family transposase, with protein sequence MSRKQGQTYTAKQKTKIVLEMLKEDMTISQLATKYKITSQSLGKWKTQFLENASLAFDLGGATKAYRDEIEELKTENDGLAKALGKATVRAGFVEKKLKSLDLCNKKALIESKHKKLSISEQCEIFGISRSHYYYQPVPMSQKNIKLLHKIDEIATENSEYGYRFIYEQLKEDGYAIGRNRVLKYMAILGIQAIYPTKKKLTSIKNKEHKIYEYLLKKYWTRVGKKNTVYVPTPNEVWSGDITYIRINGGFMYLAAVIDWHSKAILSYKILSCPCGTNSMDATLATDVLEKALAKYPKPKIFNSDQGSQYTSNEHTQILKRYNIQISMNGKARSIHNIVIERFFRTLKHGNIYINDYQTIRNLKEGVKAYIYKYNFKRFHSSLDYRKPMNVYLEYLKNVG
- a CDS encoding type II toxin-antitoxin system Phd/YefM family antitoxin is translated as MYLSQDIKPISYLKAKTANVINEVNENQRTIIITQNGEAKAVVQDIKSYENTQNSLNLLKLIVQGENDIENSRTIEQKDMFDNLEQKLFG
- a CDS encoding REP-associated tyrosine transposase; this translates as MTTCTVLHWIPLFIRHNSVEIIIDCLKFLQKKDNLKLYAYVVLENHLHMVVQSNDIEKTMKSFKQYTAKELLNLLKKENVTNILEQLKFYKKAHHKATNFQVWKEGYQLKQISSDEMMKTKIKYIHKNPIKRGYVDEAVHWRYSSARDYEGVQGLVDIERCF